The Mycolicibacterium brumae DNA window GGTGCGCAACTCCCCGGAGGTGATGCCGAGCCGGTCCTTCAGGTCGCGGGTGATCAGCTTTCCGGTGATCACCCCGATCGACCCGGTGAGGGTGGTGGCGTTGGCGACGATGGCGTCGGCCGCCATCGACACGTAGTAGCCGCCGGACGCGGCGACCGCGCCCATCGACGCGACCACCGGCACGCCACCCTCGCGGGCCCGCACGACCTCCCGCCAGATGGTCTCCGACGCGGTCACCGAGCCGCCGGGGCTCTCCACCCGCAGCACGATCGCGGCGACGCCCGGCGTGGCGGCCGCCTCGCGCAGGGCGGCGCCGATGGTGTCCCCGCCGGCCGACGAGCTGCCGAACAGCCCGGGCTTGCCGCCGCGGCCGGGCACGATCGGGCCGGACAGGGTGACCACCGCGATCACCGGGTCGGTCTTGCGGCCCGGGATCGACGGCAGCGACGGCGTCGGCAGGTCTGATTTGCCGGCCCGGGCGTAGCGGGCCAGGTAGAGCCGGTCCGGGGCGTCCTCCCCGTCGGGTCCGTCGGTGAGCTCGACCCCGGACAGCTCGGCGATCCGGGCGTAGGCCTCGTCGCGGAACCCGATCCGGTCCACCAGCTTGGCGGCGACGGCGGCGTCGCGCAGCAGCGGCGCGGTGTCGGCCAGCGCGTCGACCTCTTCGGCGGTGAGCCCGCGGGACACCGCGATGTCGCGGCGGACCTGCTCGGACAGGCTTTCCAGCAGCCGGGCGTCGGCCTCCCGGTGCGCCTCGGTGAAGCCCTCCTCGGTGAACATCGACGCGGCGGACTTGTACTCGCCGCGGGCGACGAACTCCGCCTCGACGCCGATCTTGTCCAGCGCCCGGCGCAGGAAGAACGGGTGGGTGGCGAAGCCGATCAGCCCGACGGTGCCCGAAGGCTGCATCCACACTTCGCCGAACGCCGAGGCCAGGTAGTAGGACAGCGTGCCCGGGTAGGTCTCAGACCAGGCCAGCGACGGTTTCTTCGCGGTGAACGCGGCGATCGCGTCACGCAGCTCCTGGGTCGGCGCGGGCGGGGCGGCGGCGATCTGCACCCGGGCGATCAGCCCGGCCACCCGGTCGTCGTCGGCGGCCCGGTGGATGGCGGCGATCACCTCGCGCAGCAGCAGCGGCCGCTTCGCGCCGGCCAATCCGGCGACCATGGCCACCGGGTCGAATCCGGCGGTCTCCGACGGGATGGAGGTCAGGTCGAGTTCCAGCACGCAGCCCGACGGGATGCCGTGGTGGCGGGCGGTGTCGACGCGGCGGGCCAGCGACTTGAGGTCATCGGGTCCGGGCAGCCCCGGCAGTCCGGGCAGGAAAGAAGGCATGCCGTCGAGCGTACCGACGGATAGCGGCGTCTAGCGGCGTCTAGCGCGGCAAGAAGCGGCCGTACTCCGGGCAGTAGGTGACGACGGAGGCCTGCAGCAGGCCCGCGGCCTGGGTCTTGGTGAGGCCGTTGTTCTGCAGCGTCCGCAAGGTGCCGCGCACCGCGGGGATGGGGTTGATCTGGCCGGCCAGGCCGGCGGTCATCATCTCGCAGACCTTGCGGCCGACGGCCGGGACGTCGTCGTCGGGCTTGGTCGGGATGCCGAGGGCGACCACACTCTCGGTGAACTTGACGTCGGCGGCGGTGGGGGCCGCCTCGACCGGGGCGTCGCCGTCGTCGGCGTGCGCCGGGCCCGCTGTGAAGCCGCCCGCGAGCAGGCAGCCGACGGTGAGGGCCGCGGCGGCGAATCGGTGACTGACCACGCTTATCTATCTCCTTGCGCCCCATGCCCGTTACGTCCGGGCGATTCTATCCGGCGGGCGTAAGGTGCGAGCATGTCACCCAACGTCGCGGGGTCTGCCGTGCGGATGCGTGACCCGGTGAACCCGCCAAGCCGCAAGGCTCCGCTGGTGTGGGGGCTCAGCGCGGCGGTGGGCTGGGCGTTCGCCGCGGCGGCCCAGGTGGTCTGGTTCCTCGCCGACGGCCGGGTGGTCTGGTTGCACGCGCTGCTGGCGGCGTTGACCCTGATCGGCGCGACGTGTTCGGTGCTGGTCGCGCCGCTGTGGCGTTATCGGGTGCATCGCTGGGAGATCGGTCCGCAGGCGGTGTACACCCGGACCGGCTGGTTGACCCAGGAGCGCCGGATCGCGCCGCTGTCGCGGGTGCAGACCGTCGACACCGAGCGCGGGCCGCTGGATCGGCTGTTCGGGCTGGCGAACGTGACGGTGACGACGGCGTCCTCGGCCGGCGCGGTGCGGATCGTGGCGCTCGACGCCCCGGTCGCCGACGAGGTGGTGGCCCGGTTGACCGACATCGCCGCGCTGGGCGCCCACGACGCGACATGACCGAACCGACCGAGGACGGCTGGCGGCGGTTGTCCCCGCTGATGCTGGCGGTGCATCCGGCGCACGAGCTGCTGCGCCAGCTGCCGCTGCTGATCGGCGCGGTCGCGGTCGGCTCGGCCACCCAGAATCCGCTGCTCACACTGCTCGGCGCCGCCGCGATCATGGCCGTCGGCGTGGCCCGCTGGTTCACCACCAGCTACCGGATCGGACCCGACGACGTCGAACTGCGCACCGGGGTGCTGCAGCGCAAGGCGCTGTCGGTGCCGCGCAACCGGATCCGGTCGGTGTCCACCGACGCCCGGCCGTTGCACCGACTGCTGGGCCTGACGGTGCTGCGGGTCAGCACCGGGCAGCAGGCCCGCGGTGACAATGCCTTCGAGCTCGACGCGGTCGAGGCCAAACACGTCGCGGCGCTGCGGCACGAACTGCTGGCGCGGGCGTCGGCCGCGCCCGATCCCGGCGCGCCCGCCGCGCCGGTGGCGGTGCTGGCCCGCTGGCAGCCGTCGTGGTTGCGCTACAGCCCGCTGAGCTGGTCCGGGCTGGTGATGATCCTGGGCGGCTGGGGCCTGATCGCCCAGGCCGGCCTCGGCGAGACGGTGCTGGGTTCGGCGGCCGGGGTGTTCACCGGGGCGTCGGCGTCGCTGGTGGCGGCGGCGGCCGTCGCTGCGGTGCTCGGCGCGTCGGTCCTGCTGGCCGTCGGCCAGTCACTGCTGAGCTACGCGAACCTGACGCTGACCCGGTCGGCGGACACGCTGAACCTGACCCACGGGTTGCTGCGGGTCCGCGAACACAGCTACGACATGAGCCGGCTGCGGGGCGCGACGGTGCGCGAACCGCTGCTGGTGCGGGCGCTGGGCGGGGCGCGGCTGGACGCGGTGATGACCGGGGTGCACGGCGCCGGTGAGGCGTCGCTGCTGCTGCCGCCGTGCCCGCGGGACACCGTGCGCGGGGTGCTGGCCGGACTGATCGGCCGCGACGACGTCGTGGCCGGGCCTGTGGTCTCGCACGGGCCGGTCGCCGCGCGCCGACGCTGGGTCCGAGCGCTGGCGTTGCCGGTGGCCGTCGGGCTCGCGCTGGCCGCGCTGGCCGGTTGGGTCCCGGTTTGGGTGTGGCCGGTGTGGGCCGGGGGAACCGGGGTGTGCGCGCTGCTGGCCGCCGACCGGGTCCGCGCGCTCGGACACCGGGTGGATTCGCGCTGGCTGGTGGCCCGGCGCGGCAGCGTGGCGCGCCGGCGGGACTGCCTGCAGACCGCCGGGGTGATCGGTTGGACGGTGCGCCAGACGTTCTTTCAGCGGCGGGCCGGGGTGGCGACCCTGGTGGCCGCGACGGCGGCCGGAACGAAGCGCTATCTCGTCGTCGACATTCCCGCTGCGGACGCCTGGGCGGTGGCCGCGACGGCGTCGCCGTGGGTGGCGCAGAGCAGCTGGTGCGAGAGCGGCGAGATAGCTCCACCGGGCGTGGATCCGGCACGAGGGGCCAGTTTCAGCACGAGACGCCACTTTTAGAACGCATTAGTCCAGGAGTGGCTGTTCAAAAACTGGTCCGTCGTGCAAACGGTGGTCCGTCGTGCAGGTATTGGGCCCCTGCGGGCAAAGAAAAACCCCGCCGAGGCGGGGCTTTTCCGAACCTGCGCGGTCTACAGCTCGGTGGCGGTGCCGCCGGCGGCGGTGATCGCTTCCCGGGCCGAGGCCGAGAACTTGTTGGCGGTGACGTCGACCTTGACGGACAGCTTGCCGTCGCCGAGCACCTTGACCAGGACGTTCTTCCGGACCAGACCGGCGGCGACCAGTTCCTCGACGCCGACGGCGCCGCCCTTGGGGAACGCCTTGGCGATATCGCCGACGTTCACCGGGGCGTACTCGGTGCGGAACCGGTTGCGGAAGCCCTTGAGCTTCGGCAGCCGCATGTGGATCGGCATCTGGCCGCCCTCGAAGCTCACCGGCACGTTCTTACGCGCCTTGGTGCCCTTGGTGCCGCGGCCGGCGGTCTTGCCCTTGGAGCCCTCGCCGCGACCGACGCGGGTCTTGGCCTTCTTGGAGCCGGGGGCCGGCTTCAGGTCGTGCAGCTTGATAACGCTCATCAGACTTCCTCCACCTCGACGAGGTGATCAACGACGCGGATCAGACCGCGGGTCGCCGGGGTGTCCTCGCGGACCACCGACTGGCGGATCTTGCGGAGGCCCAGGGTGCGCAGGCTCTCCCGCTGCTTCCAGCGGGTGCCGACGGTGCCCTTGACCTGGGTGATCTTCAGTTCAGCCATGATCAGACATTTCCTTCACGCGCGGCCGCGGCGGCCAGCGCTTCGCTCTCCCGACGCGCGCGCAGCATGCCGGCCGGCGCGACGTCCTCGACGGGCAGACCGCGACGGGCCGCCACCTCTTCGGGACGCTGCAGCATCTTCAGCGCGGCAACGGTGGCGTGCACCACGTTGATCGCGTTGTCGCTGCCCAGCGACTTGGCCAGGATGTCGTGCACGCCGGCGCATTCCAGCACCGCGCGGGCGGCGCCACCGGCGATCACACCGGTGCCGGGGCTGGCCGGGCGCAGCATCACGACACCGGCGGCGGCTTCGCCCTGCACCGGGTGGGTGATGGTGCCGCCGATCAGCGGCACGCGGAAGAAGTTCTTGCGAGCCTCTTCGACGCCCTTGGCGATGGCGGCCGGAACTTCCTTGGCCTTGCCGTAGCCGACGCCGACCATGCCCTTGCCGTCGCCGACGATCACCAGCGCGGTGAAGCTGAAGCGGCGACCGCCCTTGACGACCTTGGAGACGCGGTTGATGGTGACAACCCGCTCCAGGTAGTTGCTCTTCTCGCCGCGGTCATCGCGACCGCCACGGCCACCGCGGTCATCGCGACGGCCACGGCCGCCACGGTCGTCGCGGCCACCGCGGTCATTACGGCTGCCGGTGTTGGCAGCGCCGGTCCCGGCGTCAGCTGCCGTGGTCTGCTCCGCCATCATGCGGTCCTTCCGTTGTCGAAAAAGTCAGTCACTAGAACTTCAGCCCCCCTTCGCGGGCGGCGTCGGCCAGGGCCGCGATCCGTCCGCTGTAGGTGTGGCCGCCGCGGTCGAACACGGCCTCGTCGATGCCGGCGGCCTTGGCGCGCTCGGCGATCAGCTGGCCGACCCGGGTGCTGGCGGCCTTCTTGTCGCCGTCGACACCGCGGACGTCGGCCTCGATGGAGGACGCGGCGGCCAGGGTGGTGCCGGTGAGGTCGTCGATCAGCTGCACGTGGATGTGCCGGGCGGACCGGTTGACCATCAGGCGCGGGCGCGCGGCGGTGCCGGCGACCTTCTTGCGGAGCCGGGCGTGCCGACGCAGCCGGGCGGTCCGACGGGTGGCCGAGATGTTCTGCCCGACCTGCTTCTTGGTTTCAGTCTTGGCCATGACTACTTACCTGTCTTTCCGACCTTGCGGCGGATCTGCTCGCCTTCGTAGCGGATGCCCTTGCCCTTGTAGGGGTCGTTCTTCCGCAGTCGACGGATGTTCGCCGCAACCTGGCCGACCTTCTGCTTGTCGATGCCGGTGATGGAGAACCGGGTGGGGGTGTCCACCGTGAAGGTGACGCCCTCCGGCGCGGTGATCAGCACCGGGTGGCTGTAGCCCAGGGCGAACTCGAGGTTCGAGCCCTTGGCGACCACGCGGTAGCCGACGCCGTGGATCTCCATCTTGCGGGTGTAACCCTCGGTGACACCGGTGACCAGGTTGGCGATCAGGGTGCGGGACAGCCCGTGCAGGCTGCGGCTCTGCCGCTCGTCGTTCGGACGGGTCACCACGATGGCGCCGTCGTCGTTGCGGGCGACCGAGATCGGCTCGGCGACGTCGAGGGTCAGGGTGCCCTTGGGGCCCTTCACCGAGACGTTCTGGCCGTCGATCGTGACGTCGACCCCGGTGGGAACCGGGACCGGCTGCTTTCCAATGCGAGACATAGTTCTGCTGCTCCTATCCCGCTACCAGACGTACGCGAGGACTTCGCCGCCCACGCCCTGTCGAGCCGCCTGGCGATCGGTCAGCAGGCCCGAGGACGTGGAGATGATCGCCACGCCCAGGCCGCCGAGCACGCGCGGCAGATTGGTGGATTTCGCGTAAACCCGCAGACCGGGCTTGGACACCCGGCGCAGGCCCGCGATGCTGCGCTCACGGCTGGGGCCGTACTTGAGCGAAACGACCAGGGACTTGCCCACGCGGGCGTCCTCGGTGCGGTAGTCGTTGATGTAGCCCTCGCGCTTCAGGATCTCGGCGATATTGGCCTTGATCTTGCTGTGCGGCAGGGTCACCTCGTCGTGGTACGCCGAGTTGGCGTTGCGCAGACGCGTCAAGAAGTCTGCGATCGGATCCGTCATTGTCATGACAGCGGTGTCACCTTCCTCGCGGCGGTTCCCGGCCGGAGTCTTCCGGCAGGCCTACCGCGCACCTGTTCTATGTGGTCGTTGGTCTCGTGGTCCGGCGGATTACCAGCTGGACTTCTGCACACCCGGCAGTTCGCCGGCGTGGGCCATCTCGCGCAGGCAGATCCGGCACAGGCCGAACTTGCGGTACACGGCGTGCGGGCGACCGCACTTGTTGCAGCGGGTGTAGGCCCGAACCGCGAACTTCGGCTTCTTATTGGCCTTGTTGACCAGAGCTTTCTTTGCCATCTGCTCAGTTCTCCTTGAACGGGAAGCCGAGGGCCCGCAGCAGTGCTCGCCCTTCGTCGTCGGTCGTCGCCGAGGTGACGACGGTGATGTCCATACCGCGCGGGCGGTCGATCTTGTCCACGTCGAGCTCGTGGAAGACCGACTGCTCGGTCAGACCGAAGGTGTAGTTGCCGGTGCCGTCGAACTGCTTCGGGCTCAGCCCGCGGAAGTCGCGGATACGCGGCAGCGAGATGGAGATCAGCCGATCCAGGAACTCCCACATCCGGTCGCCGCGCAGGGTGACCCGGGCGCCGATCGGCATGCCCTCACGCAGCTTGAACTGCGCGATGGACTTGCGGGCCTTGCGGATCTCCGGCTTCTGGCCGGTGATCAGCGCCAGGTCGGCGACGGCGCCGTTGATCAGCTTGGCGTCGCGGGCGGCTTCGCCCACACCCATGTTGACCACGACCTTGGTCACGCCCGGGATGAGCATGACGTTGGAGTACTCGAATTCCTTGTTCAGCGCGTCGCGGATCTCTTCGCGGTAGCGCTGCTTCAGCCGAGGCTGAACCTTCTCAGTGGTTGTCATGCCTTGATGTCCTTGCCGTTCGTCTTGGCGATGCGGACGCGCTTGCCGGTCTCTTCATCGGTGCGGTAGCCGACGCGGGTCGGCTTGCCGTCGGAGTCCAGCACCATCACGTTGGACACGTGAATCGACGCTTCCTGGGTCACGATGCCGCCGGACTGCGCGCCACGCTCGTTGGACGAGACCGGGGTGTGCTTCTTGATCCGGTTCACACCCTCGACGAGGACGCGGTTGCGGGTCGGGATGGCCTTGATGACCTTGCCCTTGGCGCCCTTGTCCTTGCCGGAGACGACCAGGACGGTGTCGCCCTTGTGGATCTTCATTTACAAAACCTCCGGAGCCAGCGAGACGATCTTCATGAAGCGCTTCTCGCGCAGCTCACGGCCGACCGGGCCGAAGATGCGGGTGCCACGCGGATCGTTGTCGTTCTTGATGATGACCGCGGCGTTCTCGTCGAACTTGATGTAGCTGCCGTCGGCCCGGCGACGCTCCTTCGCGGTGCGGACGACGACGGCCTTGACGACATCGCCCCGCTTGACGTTGCCGCCCGGGATGGCGTCCTTGACGGTCGCCACGATGATGTCGCCGATGCCGGCGTACCGCCGCGAGGAGCCACCGAGCACGCGGATGCACAAGATCTCCTTGGCGCCCGTGTTGTCGGCGACCTTCAACCGCGATTCCTGCTGAATCACTAGATCTCCCTGTCCATTGTGTGCACGCCAGAAAACAGCACCCCGAAGGGCCGGTTTCACAACCTGACATGCGCGGTCTTTGTCACCGAAAGGCACGCGGGGCCGACTTACGCCGACCGAGGTCTGCCCACGGCAACCCCCTGAGTCTAGGGGAGATCACCGTGGACACCAAATTGCCGCTGGTACGGCCGGTGAGTGCGGGTGGTTGCGGGTGGTTGCGGCAGTTCCGCTGCGGCGGTCATCGAGTGAGGCGTGATGGCGGCTTGTGAGAACTGGTGGCGGGGTGGTCATCGAGTGAGGAGTCAGGTAGGCGTTTGAGAACTGAGGTAGCTCGGTGAGACGTGAGGGCGGCGATCTGCATCGAGTGAGAAATACGGGTGGGGGTTACTCGAACAACGTGTCCCTAGATTCTCACTCGATGACCGGCCCCGCCGCCACGTCTCACTGGCATCCCTGACGTCTCACTGGCGTCCCTGGTTCCTCAATCGATGAGGGCCGCCGCCCTCACGTCTCTCACTGACGTACCGGGTTCCTCACTGGATGCCCGGACCCCCAACAACCAGCGCAGGAGCTCCAGGGTTCCGCTCAGTGGAACACGGCATTGTCGCCGCGGCGGCGTCGGGCCAGGCTGCTCATATCCGGGCCGAACCGGCCCGCACACCGGGAGGAATTTCGATGAAAACACGGATCACCCGCCTCGTCACCGGCGCCGTCGCCGCCTTGGCCGCGGGACCGGCCATGTTGCTGGGCGCGGGGGTCGCGCACGCCAACGCGCTCACGCTGTACCCGGTGCCGCACGTCGGCGGCATCTGGGTCGGCTGGGACGGCGGCAGTGGCGGCACCTGGTGCACCTACACCTCGGACTGGTACACCAACCGCGTCTATCAGAACAACATCGGCCAGGGCGGGATCTTCATCCCGGGCATCCCGTTGAACCGCACCTGGGACATCCACGTCAACTGCGACAACGGGGACTCCGGGTTCCTGGGCAGCTACTACTACTGAGCCGGTTCAGACCCGCCCGTAGCCCATTCCCTCGCTGGGCTGCACCACGACGAAGCCCGGTCCGTGGAAGGCCAGCTGGAAGGACTCCCCCGAACCGCGGCCGATCAGCGCGCCCATCTTGAAGTCGTTCTTCAAGCCGGGCTGCAGGTTGGCCGACCAGCACACCGCGGCGTGCGGGTCGACGAAGGTGGGCTGGGTGGAGCAGTCCAGGATCATCGGCGGGCCGTCGCTGGTCACGCCGACGACGCCGTGGCCGTTGAGAGTCAGGTTGAACAGGCCGCCGGCCAGGATCCCGGCGTTGCCGATACTGGTGATGTTCCAGTTCAGCGACGCGTCGAAGGCCAACAGGCTCGAGGTGTTGACGGTGATCGCCTCCTGCGGGCCTTCCAACTGCAGGGTGAAGACGTCCTGAGCCTGACGCGCGAAGAACACCTCGCCCTGTCCGCTGACCCGCATCAGCGCGCCGCCCTCGTTGGTGACGGCCTTCTTGATGAAGTTGCTGACGCTGCCGGAGCCTTCGTGACGGAAGTCGAAATGGCCCTGGTAGGCGACCATCGCGCCTTTGGCGGCCATCGCCTCGGGACCGAACCCGACCCGCAGCATCTTCGGGGACTGCAGGGTCCAGCGCTGGTTGGATTCCTTCTCACGGTTGCTCTGGTCGAACAGCGAACTGCGCATCGGGGTGTCCTCGGATCGGTCGGTCCCGCCGGAGTGTGCGGTGTGTCGGGCTAACGCTATCGCGGCGACGGGCGGCCGATCGGCGCCAGTTCCGTCACGCCAGTTCGGCGCGCAACTCGACCGGCAACCGGGCATCGCCGGCGAGCGCCGCCCGCCCCTCGCAGCAACCGAGCGCGGTCCGGAATCGCCTGGTCGGGCATGGCCACAACGGCAATCCGCTCCGTCACCGACGCCGGAGGCGAAGTCGGGATCCGCGATCGCGGTTCTGCCAGCGGCGGCGCAGCGACATCGCCAGCGAGTTCACCACATTGTCCGGGGCGTACGGCGCGTTCAAGTTTCGCCACACCGCCACCACCCGGAAGCCGAACGCCAGCACCGTTCCGGCGACCAGCGCCCAGTCCTCCCCCACCGACGACTCGCTCAACAACACGGTGACCCCGGCGCCGGACAGCGCGGGGATCGCCTGCAGGTTGCCGCCCTGAATCAGCAAGGGGACTTCGTTGACGAGGATGTCGCGCAGCACCCCGCCGCCCAGCGCCGTGGTGATGCCGATCAGCGTCGCGGCGACAGCGCTGGTGCCGACGTGCACGGCCATCAACGCCCCCGACGCCGAGAACAACGCGACCCCGAACGCGTCCAGGACCAGCACGGCACGACGGAACGCGGCGAACTGGGGATGGAATATGAAGACGGTCAACGCCGCCACGGCGACCACCGTGAGGCTTTCCCAGCTCTCGAAGGCGGTCGGCGGGCTCTCGCCGAGCAGCACGTCCCGCACGACGCCACCGCCGAGCCCGGTCAGCGCCGCAACCGTCCACACCCCGAAGATGTCGAGTCGCTTGCGCACTCCGATCAGCGCGCCGGAGGCCGCGAACACCGCGACGCCGGCGAAATTGAGCACGGTCAGCAGCATGGGATCTCTCGCGACGACGTTGGGACGGCCCGGCGCGACGCCGGACCCCCATCGTTTCATCACCCCGAGCGCGCCGGATTCCCGCCCGCGGCCCATGGAATCCTCGAACCATGCACCGCTACGAGGTCCACGTCCACTGGTCCGGGGCGACGACGGGCTACCGGGACTATTCCCGCAACCACCGGGTGAGCGTGCCGGGTCAGACGCCGATCGAGTGCTCGGCCGATCCGCTCATCGGCCGGGGCGACGACGGCCGCTGGAACCCCGAGCAGTTGTTCGTCGCGTCACTGTCCCAGTGCCACATGCTCTGGTACCTGCATCTGTGCGTGGAGGCCGGGATCGTCGTGCTCGACTACCGCGACGACGCCGTCGGCGTCATGTCGGACACCAAGTTCACCGAGGTCACCCTGCGCCCGACGGTGCGGATCACCGATGCGAGCCGGGCCCGTGAGGCGTCGGCGTTGCACACCGCGGCGAGCAGCAGGTGCTACATCGCCAATTCGGTGGTTTTCCCGGTTCAGCACGAACCCCGGATCGAGTCCGCGTGAGCCTCAGCGCGAGCTCGGGCCGGCGTACGGCAGCAGCGCCATCTCGCGGGCGTTCTTGATCGCGGTGGCGACCTGCCGCTGCTGCTGCACCGTCAGGCCGGTGACGTTGCGGGACCGGATCTTGCCGCGGTCGGAGATGAACTGCCGCAGGGTCGAGGTGTCCTTGTAGTCCACCTCGGTGATGCCCAGTTGCTTGAACAGGTTCCGTTTGGGTTTGCGTTTCTCCGCGTCGCGGCGGTCGACTCGGCGTTGGTTGGCCATCACCAGCTCGCTTTCCGGACGCCTGGCAGCTGCCCGTTGTGGGCCAGTTCCCGCACGCGTACGCGCGACAGCCCGAATTTGCGCAGGTGCCCGCGCGGTCGGCCGTCGATCGCGTCGCGGTGGCGCAGCCGCACCGGGCTGGCGTCGCGGGGCTGGCTGT harbors:
- the rpsR gene encoding 30S ribosomal protein S18, with the protein product MANQRRVDRRDAEKRKPKRNLFKQLGITEVDYKDTSTLRQFISDRGKIRSRNVTGLTVQQQRQVATAIKNAREMALLPYAGPSSR
- the rpsN gene encoding 30S ribosomal protein S14; protein product: MAKKSKIVKNEQRALIVARYAARRTELKDIIRSPSSSPEQKLAAQRELNSQPRDASPVRLRHRDAIDGRPRGHLRKFGLSRVRVRELAHNGQLPGVRKASW
- a CDS encoding OsmC family protein, which produces MHRYEVHVHWSGATTGYRDYSRNHRVSVPGQTPIECSADPLIGRGDDGRWNPEQLFVASLSQCHMLWYLHLCVEAGIVVLDYRDDAVGVMSDTKFTEVTLRPTVRITDASRAREASALHTAASSRCYIANSVVFPVQHEPRIESA